From a single Miscanthus floridulus cultivar M001 chromosome 8, ASM1932011v1, whole genome shotgun sequence genomic region:
- the LOC136471766 gene encoding uncharacterized protein has protein sequence MALKAAVSVTPLLPSPPLRRLLLSPSSSSSSAAARRIAKVSAAMATTAVQPAVVVGGGRVGQALLSMGPPGGDVLVGRGEKVPDDAPGPILVCTRNDDLDGVLEATPKSRWRDLVFFQNGMLDPWFESKGLVDANQVLAYFAISKLGEPPVDGITDTNPEGLTAAFGSWAPAVAARLQNGGLTCKVLEKEAFQKQMLEKLIWISAFMLVGARHPGATVGVVEKDYRSEVASLIAELTSAAAAERGLTFGEGIEERLCAYSRAVAHFPTAVKEFKWRNGWFYSLTEKALAAGKPDPCPLHTAWLKEIKVL, from the exons ATGGCCCTCAAAGCCGCCGTCTCCGTCACCCCGCTGCTGCCGTCGCCTCCCCTCCGCCGTCTCCTGCTCTCCCCCTCTTCCTCTTCTAGCTCCGCGGCGGCTCGCAGGATCGCGAAGGTTTCCGCGGCGATGGCGACGACGGCGGTGCAGCCGGCCGTGGTGGTGGGCGGCGGCCGCGTAGGCCAGGCGCTGCTGTCCATGGGCCCGCCGGGAGGGGACGTCCTCGTGGGCCGCGGCGAGAAGGTGCCCGACGACGCGCCCGGACCGATACTGGTGTGCACGCGCAACGACGACCTCGACGGCGTGCTCGAGGCCACCCCCAAGTCGCGCTGGCGCG ATTTGGTGTTCTTCCAGAATGGAATGCTGGATCCATGGTTCGAGAGCAAGGGTCTAGTGGACGCAAACCAGGTCTTGGCCTACTTCGCTATATCAAAGCTTGGAGAGCCACCAGTCGATGGGATTACTGATACCAACCCAGAGGGGTTGACTGCTGCATTTGGCAGCTGGGCTCCTGCAGTGGCTGCCCGCCTGCAAAACGGCGGACTTACCTGCAAG GTGCTTGAAAAGGAAGCCTTTCAGAAGCAGATGCTAGAAAAGTTGATATGGATTTCAGCTTTCATGCTTGTTGGTGCTCGGCATCCAGGGGCTACTGTTGGTGTGGTGGaaaaagattaccgatctgaG GTTGCGAGCCTGATAGCTGAATTAACATCGGCTGCGGCTGCAGAGAGAGGGCTCACATTCGGCGAAGGCATAGAGGAGCGGCTTTGTGCTTACTCCAGGGCTGTGGCACACTTCCCTACAGCTGTGAAAGAG TTCAAGTGGAGGAATGGTTGGTTTTACTCCCTCACCGAGAAGGCGCTTGCAGCAGGAAAGCCAGATCCTTGCCCACTACACACAGCTTGGCTCAAGGAGATTAAAGTCCTATAA